From the Lepus europaeus isolate LE1 chromosome 12, mLepTim1.pri, whole genome shotgun sequence genome, one window contains:
- the AK1 gene encoding adenylate kinase isoenzyme 1, whose product MEEKLKKAKIIFVVGGPGSGKGTQCEKIVQKYGYTHLSTGDLLRAEVSSGSARGKKLSEIMEKGQLVPLETVLDMLRDAMVAKAETSKGFLIDGYPREVQQGEEFERRIAQPTLLLYVDAGPETMKQRLLKRGETSGRVDDNEETIKKRLETYYKATEPVIAFYEKRGVVRKINAEGSVDEVFAQVCTHLDALK is encoded by the exons ATGGAAG AGAAGCTGAAAAAAGCCAAGATCATCTTCGTGGTGG GCGGGCCTGGCTCCGGCAAGGGCACCCAGTGTGAGAAGATCGTGCAGAAGTATGGCTACACCCACCTCTCCACCGGCGACCTGCTGCGCGCCGAGGTCAGCTCGGGCTCGGCCAGGGGCAAGAAGCTGTCGGAGATCATGGAGAAGGGGCAGCTGGTGCCACTG GAGACGGTGCTGGACATGCTCCGAGATGCCATGGTGGCCAAAGCAGAGACGTCCAAAGGCTTCCTCATCGACGGCTACCCACGGGAGGTGCAGCAGGGAGAGGAGTTTGAGCGGCGG ATCGCGCAGCCCACGCTGCTGCTGTACGTGGACGCAGGCCCTGAGACCATGAAGCAGCGGCTCCTGAAGCGCGGAGAGACCAGCGGGCGGGTGGACGACAACGAGGAGACCATCAAGAAGCGGCTGGAGACCTACTACAAGGCCACCGAGCCCGTGATCGCCTTCTACGAGAAGCGAGGCGTCGTGCGCAAG ATCAACGCCGAAGGCTCGGTGGACGAGGTCTTCGCTCAGGTCTGCACCCACCTGGACGCGCTGAAGTAG